One window of Macrococcus sp. 19Msa1099 genomic DNA carries:
- a CDS encoding RNA methyltransferase → MEIIESIQNQKIKQIAKLHNRKDRKKMQQFIIEGEHLVEEAVNSNVDIEIILTVNPDKLTEAMVAGSKQQYEITFKVAEKLSQTEAPQGIYAVCNMKDGKDAELNRVIYLDRIQDPGNVGTIIRTADAAGLDAVIIAKGTVDIYNDKVLRASQGSVFHIPVIEMDFDEASSKSNGTIYGTSLEKARDYKEVIPSDNFMIVLGNEGQGVNPEILSATDENLYIPIYGRAESLNVAVCAGILMYHFVK, encoded by the coding sequence ATGGAAATAATTGAATCAATACAAAATCAGAAGATCAAACAGATAGCTAAACTGCATAACAGGAAAGATAGAAAGAAAATGCAGCAGTTTATAATTGAAGGAGAACATCTCGTTGAAGAGGCAGTAAACAGTAATGTTGATATTGAAATAATCCTTACTGTTAATCCGGATAAATTGACAGAAGCTATGGTTGCAGGTAGCAAACAACAGTATGAAATCACTTTTAAAGTTGCTGAGAAGTTATCTCAGACAGAAGCACCTCAAGGAATATACGCCGTATGCAATATGAAAGATGGGAAAGACGCTGAACTGAACCGTGTTATTTATTTAGACCGTATTCAGGATCCTGGGAACGTTGGAACGATTATTCGTACAGCTGATGCAGCAGGGTTGGACGCCGTTATTATAGCAAAAGGGACTGTTGATATTTATAACGACAAAGTTCTGCGTGCATCTCAAGGTAGTGTGTTTCATATACCGGTCATTGAGATGGATTTTGATGAAGCAAGCTCAAAGTCTAACGGTACAATCTATGGTACGAGTTTAGAGAAGGCACGTGATTATAAAGAAGTCATACCAAGTGATAATTTTATGATTGTATTAGGAAATGAAGGGCAAGGTGTGAACCCTGAAATACTATCCGCTACAGATGAAAATTTATATATACCCATTTATGGTAGGGCTGAAAGTCTGAACGTTGCCGTTTGTGCAGGAATATTGATGTATCATTTTGTGAAGTAG
- a CDS encoding helix-turn-helix domain-containing protein, whose translation MYMDKDYEHMLFYFAYKTFIGAADEIIEQHGMLRQHHRFLFFICKKPGITMKELLTVLEISKQGSQSTLKVLKEKVLITEQPSPQDKRLKELYPTDQGIQLIDTLNEAQRHLFETTFKEAGNQWIDVMESLAEMRPGFSLIKEEGQ comes from the coding sequence ATGTATATGGATAAAGACTATGAACATATGTTATTTTACTTTGCATATAAGACGTTCATTGGAGCAGCAGATGAAATTATTGAACAACACGGTATGTTAAGACAGCATCATCGATTTCTGTTTTTTATTTGTAAGAAACCAGGGATAACTATGAAAGAATTGCTGACAGTACTTGAGATTTCTAAGCAAGGTTCACAAAGTACACTGAAAGTATTAAAAGAAAAAGTGCTGATTACTGAACAACCATCACCCCAGGATAAACGTCTGAAAGAACTCTATCCTACTGATCAAGGGATACAGCTGATAGATACGTTAAACGAAGCACAGCGTCATCTATTTGAAACAACTTTTAAAGAGGCTGGTAACCAGTGGATTGATGTGATGGAGTCATTAGCAGAAATGAGACCAGGATTCTCATTGATAAAGGAAGAGGGACAATAA
- a CDS encoding alpha-keto acid decarboxylase family protein encodes MKQRIGQYLIDALHVNGVDKIFGVPGDFTLAFLDDVIRHDSVEWIGNTNELNAAYAADGYARVNGLAAVSTTFGVGELSAVNGIAGSYAERVPVIKISGGPSSVAQQEGRYVHHSLGEGIFDSYSKMYAHITATTTILSVDNAVGEIDRVIHSALKEKRPVHIHLPIDVALTEIEIPHAPKVYTHKSQNVDAYIQAVEEKLMSAKQPVIIAGHEINSFKLHEQLEQFVNQTNIPVAQLSLGKSAFNEENEHYLGIYDGKIAKENVREYVDNADVILNIGAKLTDSATAGFSYKFDTNNIIYINHNDFKAEDVISDNVSLIDLVNGLNSIDYKNETHYPSYQRSDMKYELNDAPLTQSNYFKMMNAFLEKDDILLAEQGTSFFGAYDLSLYKGNQFIGQPLWGSIGYTFPSLLGSQLADVNRRNILLIGDGSLQLTVQALSTMIRKDIKPIIFVINNDGYTVERLIHGMEEPYNDIQMWNYKQLPEVFGGKDTVKVHDAKTSNELKTVMDSVKADKDHMHFIEVHMAVEDAPKKLIDIAKAFSDANK; translated from the coding sequence ATGAAACAAAGAATCGGTCAATACTTAATCGATGCACTTCATGTTAACGGTGTCGATAAAATTTTTGGAGTACCAGGTGACTTTACGTTAGCATTCCTTGACGATGTCATTCGTCATGACAGTGTCGAATGGATAGGCAATACAAATGAACTCAATGCAGCCTATGCTGCTGACGGCTATGCGAGAGTTAACGGACTTGCAGCAGTAAGTACAACATTTGGCGTAGGAGAACTAAGTGCCGTAAACGGAATTGCTGGAAGTTATGCTGAACGTGTGCCTGTCATAAAAATTTCGGGCGGTCCTTCATCTGTCGCTCAACAAGAGGGACGCTACGTCCATCATTCACTTGGTGAAGGTATTTTCGATTCCTATTCGAAAATGTATGCACATATCACTGCGACGACAACAATACTTTCTGTCGACAATGCAGTGGGTGAGATTGACCGCGTCATTCATAGCGCGCTCAAAGAAAAGCGTCCTGTACACATACACCTACCAATAGATGTTGCTTTGACAGAAATTGAGATTCCCCATGCACCTAAAGTATATACACATAAGTCACAAAATGTTGATGCATATATCCAGGCGGTAGAGGAGAAGCTCATGTCTGCAAAACAACCTGTAATTATAGCGGGACATGAGATCAACAGCTTTAAACTACATGAACAGCTAGAGCAGTTCGTAAATCAAACAAATATACCTGTTGCACAGCTTTCTCTTGGTAAATCTGCATTTAATGAAGAAAATGAGCATTACCTAGGGATTTATGACGGTAAGATTGCGAAAGAAAATGTGCGTGAGTATGTGGATAATGCAGATGTCATCTTAAATATCGGTGCAAAACTGACAGACTCTGCAACAGCAGGTTTCTCATACAAATTCGATACTAATAATATTATCTATATTAACCATAATGACTTTAAAGCTGAGGATGTGATAAGCGATAATGTCTCGCTGATTGATCTAGTAAACGGATTGAACAGCATCGACTACAAGAATGAAACACACTACCCATCATATCAACGTTCGGATATGAAGTATGAGTTGAACGACGCACCTTTAACACAAAGCAACTACTTCAAAATGATGAATGCATTCTTAGAAAAAGATGATATTTTACTTGCAGAGCAAGGCACATCATTCTTTGGTGCTTATGATCTATCTTTATATAAAGGGAATCAATTTATCGGTCAGCCGTTATGGGGATCTATCGGCTATACATTCCCATCTCTATTAGGTTCCCAGCTTGCTGATGTGAATAGACGTAATATTCTGCTCATCGGTGACGGTTCATTACAATTAACTGTTCAGGCCCTATCTACGATGATCAGAAAAGACATTAAGCCGATTATCTTCGTAATCAATAACGATGGCTATACTGTTGAACGTCTGATACATGGTATGGAAGAACCATACAATGACATCCAGATGTGGAACTACAAACAGTTACCAGAAGTATTTGGTGGTAAAGACACCGTTAAAGTCCACGATGCTAAGACTTCAAATGAATTAAAGACAGTTATGGACAGCGTTAAAGCAGACAAAGACCACATGCACTTTATTGAAGTACATATGGCTGTAGAAGATGCTCCGAAGAAATTAATCGATATCGCAAAAGCTTTCTCTGATGCGAATAAATAG
- a CDS encoding potassium/proton antiporter, with the protein MILILGLLLFTAVMTTTLSSKLGLPSLIVFLAVGMALNSFIMFDNAFLAQLIGTIALVIILFDGGIQTTKLTVKNAISYASILATIGVLITSFIVGVATVFILDLSWKQGLLFGAIVGSTDAAAVFSILGNKQIKQKIKSILEVESGTNDPMALFLTVTMINLLTMPDASLLTSALLFVWQMVGGALLGLLIGYITVKLINFVELEATGLYPILALTLAFLTYGLSSPLKVSGLLAVYVFALYLGNHPLSYRANIIRFGESFAWMAQMTMFILLGLLVFPSQLPGIMIQGLLIAIVLMFVARPISVWLTLFWTDLSKKELTFISWAGLRGAVPIILATYALLAEVENSEIIFNVVFFVVLLSALLQGMTLVPLANKLGLNKGEAHTSPYHFDMVASEVTEVDIREYLVKLGSPWANKKIHELGLPRQSNINAVVRDDKLYVPDGNFEIQTNDILYIIASKKLHLSIQKELAKLKAKKERPVK; encoded by the coding sequence ATTATTTTAATTCTTGGTTTGCTACTTTTTACTGCAGTCATGACCACAACATTATCCAGTAAACTCGGACTTCCCTCATTAATCGTCTTTCTCGCTGTAGGTATGGCACTGAATTCATTCATTATGTTTGATAATGCTTTCCTCGCACAACTTATTGGAACAATCGCACTTGTCATCATTCTGTTCGATGGTGGTATTCAAACAACTAAATTAACGGTGAAAAATGCAATCTCTTATGCATCTATACTAGCAACAATCGGTGTTCTCATTACAAGTTTCATTGTAGGTGTAGCCACAGTTTTTATATTAGATTTATCCTGGAAACAGGGGCTGTTATTTGGAGCCATTGTCGGATCTACGGATGCTGCTGCTGTATTCAGTATTCTTGGTAACAAGCAAATTAAACAGAAGATTAAAAGCATACTTGAGGTTGAATCTGGAACAAATGACCCTATGGCGTTATTTTTAACTGTTACGATGATCAATCTACTAACAATGCCAGATGCATCACTTCTAACAAGTGCATTACTATTTGTATGGCAAATGGTAGGCGGCGCATTACTAGGCCTGCTCATCGGATATATTACAGTTAAACTCATAAACTTTGTAGAGCTTGAAGCGACTGGACTCTATCCTATCCTTGCACTTACTTTAGCCTTTCTTACATACGGACTATCTTCTCCACTGAAAGTCAGTGGACTCCTTGCTGTATATGTCTTTGCATTATATTTAGGTAACCATCCGCTCAGCTACCGTGCAAATATCATCAGATTCGGCGAAAGCTTTGCATGGATGGCTCAGATGACAATGTTTATACTATTAGGATTACTCGTATTCCCTAGTCAGCTGCCAGGCATAATGATTCAAGGATTACTCATCGCAATCGTCCTGATGTTCGTGGCAAGGCCTATAAGTGTCTGGCTAACACTCTTCTGGACGGATCTATCGAAGAAAGAACTTACCTTTATCTCATGGGCAGGATTACGGGGTGCAGTACCAATTATTCTTGCAACATATGCACTGTTAGCAGAAGTTGAAAATTCAGAAATTATCTTTAACGTCGTCTTCTTTGTCGTGTTACTAAGCGCATTACTGCAAGGTATGACACTTGTCCCTCTTGCGAATAAACTCGGACTTAATAAAGGAGAGGCACATACAAGTCCTTACCACTTTGATATGGTTGCAAGCGAAGTTACAGAAGTTGATATACGTGAATACCTTGTAAAATTAGGATCACCATGGGCAAATAAAAAAATACATGAACTTGGTCTACCGAGACAATCCAATATTAATGCGGTTGTAAGAGACGACAAGTTGTACGTGCCTGATGGTAATTTTGAGATACAGACAAACGACATATTATATATCATCGCAAGTAAGAAACTACATCTGAGCATTCAGAAAGAACTTGCGAAATTAAAAGCGAAAAAAGAACGCCCTGTCAAATAG
- a CDS encoding methyltransferase domain-containing protein has protein sequence MHNIYDNHDFFNRYKEVRLNPTSYNEMIEVPRIKELLPNLYNKTILDIGCGMGQLVQYMLEQSPIQITGIDISSNMIQEAKENIQDQHVTFLNTDFMEFDSVADYDVIVSSLAFHYIEDYKGAVQKVYNHLKNTGVFIFSIEHPVATATRSDDLWSHVPDMYDHYKLDHYFESGMRSTRWLQQDVIKYHRTMEELLNTLLEAGFKLERIIETGNTELSNEYMSHVDIEKINHRPSFVIFKAVKE, from the coding sequence ATGCACAACATTTATGATAACCACGACTTCTTTAATCGTTATAAAGAAGTCAGATTAAATCCAACGAGTTATAACGAAATGATAGAAGTACCGAGAATCAAAGAACTTCTGCCGAATCTGTATAATAAGACAATACTCGATATCGGTTGTGGAATGGGACAGCTCGTCCAGTATATGCTTGAGCAGTCTCCGATTCAGATCACGGGCATCGATATTTCTAGCAACATGATACAGGAAGCAAAGGAAAATATACAGGATCAGCATGTTACTTTCTTGAATACTGATTTTATGGAATTTGATTCTGTCGCGGATTATGATGTTATCGTTTCATCCCTTGCATTTCACTATATTGAAGATTATAAAGGTGCTGTTCAAAAGGTTTATAATCATTTGAAAAATACTGGTGTGTTTATCTTCTCAATTGAGCATCCTGTCGCAACTGCAACACGTTCAGACGATTTATGGTCACATGTGCCTGATATGTATGATCATTATAAGCTGGATCATTACTTCGAGAGTGGTATGCGTAGTACAAGATGGTTGCAACAAGACGTAATAAAATATCATCGAACGATGGAGGAGCTGCTGAATACATTACTTGAAGCAGGATTTAAATTAGAGCGTATCATCGAAACCGGAAATACCGAGTTATCCAATGAATATATGAGCCATGTCGATATCGAAAAAATTAATCATCGCCCGTCATTTGTCATCTTTAAAGCTGTGAAGGAATAA
- a CDS encoding M42 family metallopeptidase, with translation MDKQLALLKQMTDCNAPAGFELPMTKLMQELFDEESIETVHDNTGGIFGVKKMASNHSIMLLGHLDEIGFMVTEVTEDGFIKFTNLGSWSGTVMTSQKVTILTQQGEVRGVIGSKPPHVLPQAERNKVDPDAMFIDIGTDNREETLDAGVRVGDPITPYSEFEVMANPNYLLAKAFDNRFGCAAAYEVIKAVDNHVTLYAGAVTQEETLSRGAITAANKIRPSLAIAIDVCICSKTPGMENAGQTKMGDGPVILLSDAWNIGHVSFRRYVEQVAEENGIKYQIDHLTGGYTDAGHVAVSNNGVPAITISVPTRYIHSNVSMMHREDYNGAVKLLKKVVESIDDEAVERIIKQEI, from the coding sequence ATGGACAAGCAACTAGCACTACTTAAACAAATGACCGACTGTAATGCACCGGCTGGATTTGAACTGCCGATGACAAAGCTGATGCAGGAACTATTTGATGAAGAAAGTATAGAAACGGTGCACGATAATACAGGAGGCATCTTTGGGGTTAAAAAGATGGCTTCAAACCATTCAATAATGTTACTGGGCCACCTAGATGAAATTGGCTTCATGGTAACAGAAGTTACTGAAGATGGATTTATTAAATTTACGAATTTAGGCAGCTGGTCTGGAACTGTAATGACAAGTCAGAAGGTTACGATTTTAACGCAACAAGGGGAAGTGCGAGGTGTCATCGGTAGTAAACCACCGCATGTCTTACCACAAGCAGAACGTAATAAAGTTGATCCAGATGCGATGTTTATCGATATCGGTACAGATAATCGTGAAGAGACATTGGATGCAGGTGTACGTGTTGGCGATCCAATCACCCCGTATTCAGAGTTTGAAGTGATGGCTAATCCTAATTATTTACTTGCTAAAGCATTTGATAACCGCTTTGGATGTGCTGCAGCATACGAAGTTATTAAAGCAGTTGATAATCATGTTACTTTGTATGCAGGCGCTGTTACGCAGGAAGAGACTTTATCTCGTGGTGCAATCACTGCAGCAAATAAGATACGTCCGAGCCTGGCAATAGCTATTGATGTATGTATATGTTCAAAGACACCGGGTATGGAGAACGCCGGACAAACTAAGATGGGAGATGGCCCTGTAATTTTGTTATCAGACGCCTGGAATATTGGACATGTATCCTTTAGACGATATGTTGAACAGGTGGCAGAGGAGAATGGTATTAAATATCAAATTGATCATCTTACAGGAGGATATACGGACGCAGGGCACGTTGCAGTGAGTAATAACGGTGTACCAGCGATTACAATATCTGTGCCAACACGTTATATCCATAGTAATGTTTCGATGATGCATCGTGAAGATTATAATGGTGCAGTGAAATTGCTTAAGAAAGTTGTAGAAAGTATTGATGATGAAGCGGTGGAACGAATTATTAAGCAGGAGATTTAG